GTTAGGTTTCTTCGGTAACCTATTAGCTTCAACAACACACTATAGTAGTGGTCCAGCGCCGATTCTATTCTCTTCAGGTTACGTGACTCAAAAGCGTTGGTGGACAATGAACTTGATGCTAGGATTTGTCTACTTTATTATCTGGATTGGTTTAGGATCACTTTGGATGAAAGTAATTGGTATATTTTAATATAGTGTATTATGTCGCTCTAATCGTGTCGATTAGGGCGCTTTTTAAATTAATAGCTACAACACACTATTTAAAGAAAATATATACTATATTAAAAGTACGTATCTTCTCTTAAAAAAACTTATTCTCATAAAAAAACACTTTCGTTTGAATTCAATACAAAGATAAATTCAACAAAAGTGTTTTATTTTCACTTAAATTTATAAACGTCTATTCACTTTTTAATGTCATGTTTTAAACATCTGTCACTGTTACTGCACACATACCTCAGTCTAACTCTAAGGTTATCTTTAGACCCTTTAACATATGCATATCATAGACAAATATTATAGTGTTTTTGCTACGGGACTTTTCTTTAATTTAATATATTGAGAAATACTATACAAAACGATACCAATCCATATAAAAATGAATGTAATTAGTTGGTGTATATCGAATGGTTCTTTAAAAACAAAAATCCCCAGTACGAACATAATTGTTGGTCCTACATATTGAATAAATCCAATCAATGAGAGAGGTATGCGTTTAGCACCTGCTGAGAACAAAATAAGTGGAATTGCTGTAATCGCGCCTGAAAATAATAACCAAAATGATGACATGTTAAATCCGAACGACATCTGATGTTGTTGCCATAAATAAATAACATATATTATGCCGGCTGGTGCAGTAACTATACACTCAATGGTGATACTGCTGATGGCATCAATATGTACTACTTTTTTCAATAATCCGTATGTACCAAAAGATAACGCTAATATGATAGATACTATTGGAAATTCGCCAATCTTCAGCGTCATATAGAGTACGCCAATGAATGCAAAGAATATAGCTAACCATTCAAATTTATTAAATCTTTCTTTTAAAAAGATAAGTGCAAGCAAAATGCTGACAAGTGGATTAATATAATATCCTAAACTTGATTGTAAAACATGCCCATTCGTCACTGCCCAAATAAATGTTCCCCAGTTCAATGTAATGACATATCCTGCTACAACGATAGCTAATAATTGAATTGGCTTAGCTAACAGCTGATGTACATCTCTTTGAAAAGCGTGCCGTTGCTTCTTACCTACAGCTAATATAAAAATCATAAATATTACTGAAAATATAATTCGGAATGCTAAAATTTCAAAAGCACCTATCGTATCAATAAATTGCCAGTATATCGGCAATATTCCCCATAGAATGTATGCACTGAGTGCTAAAAATATGCCTTTTTTATATTCTGAATGCACTTTTAAACCTCCTTACTTTTATCATTTCCTAGTCATGTACTGTCGTATCAATAAGCTAATATATCGATTTTACTAATAATATTTCAATAAAGATATTATTTTGTTTATGTTTTTCACATTCATTCACCATCAAACAATAAATATTAATTTTATAAATAAATCAATTTAAATTTGGGTATACCTTGAGAAAGACAATCATAAAACATAAAGGATGGGTACAAATGAATTTACCTAAAATTGGAAATCCTGCAACTCGTGCACTAAATGAGCAAGGTATTCATACATTAGAAACAGTCTCACAACATACAAAGTCATTTTTATCAAGTTTACATGGCGTTGGTCCTAAAGCTATATCAATATTGGAACGAGCTTTAAGTGAGCATAATCTGCATTTTAAACAAGAAGGTAACCACGTATTACCATTTT
This is a stretch of genomic DNA from Staphylococcus roterodami. It encodes these proteins:
- the rarD gene encoding EamA family transporter RarD, with the protein product MHSEYKKGIFLALSAYILWGILPIYWQFIDTIGAFEILAFRIIFSVIFMIFILAVGKKQRHAFQRDVHQLLAKPIQLLAIVVAGYVITLNWGTFIWAVTNGHVLQSSLGYYINPLVSILLALIFLKERFNKFEWLAIFFAFIGVLYMTLKIGEFPIVSIILALSFGTYGLLKKVVHIDAISSITIECIVTAPAGIIYVIYLWQQHQMSFGFNMSSFWLLFSGAITAIPLILFSAGAKRIPLSLIGFIQYVGPTIMFVLGIFVFKEPFDIHQLITFIFIWIGIVLYSISQYIKLKKSPVAKTL